Proteins co-encoded in one Dyella japonica A8 genomic window:
- a CDS encoding cysteine dioxygenase family protein translates to MLTLDFPGSRQLIDAIDAAVSQDSTRAVTDSLRNSLCSLIRGQEVKLPDCVFETAEGRYARRELYRSEEHGYCVVAMTWGPGQGTPIHDHCGMWCVEGVWSGALEVVQYERLADENGNYCFQPVGSIQAGPGSAGSLIPPHEYHTIRNPSDDAVAVSLHIYSGAMTHCAVFQPLGHNQYQRTDRQLGLDPVH, encoded by the coding sequence ATGCTCACCCTGGATTTCCCCGGCTCCCGCCAACTCATCGACGCCATCGACGCCGCTGTCTCGCAGGACAGCACGCGCGCCGTCACGGACAGCCTGCGCAACAGTCTGTGCAGTCTCATCCGCGGCCAGGAAGTGAAGCTTCCGGACTGCGTGTTCGAGACCGCTGAAGGCCGTTACGCCCGTCGCGAGCTTTACCGCAGCGAGGAACACGGCTACTGCGTGGTCGCCATGACCTGGGGCCCCGGCCAAGGCACCCCCATCCACGACCATTGCGGCATGTGGTGCGTGGAAGGCGTCTGGAGCGGCGCGCTGGAAGTGGTCCAGTACGAGCGCCTCGCCGACGAAAACGGCAACTACTGCTTCCAGCCCGTGGGCTCCATCCAGGCCGGCCCCGGCTCCGCCGGCAGCCTGATCCCGCCCCACGAGTACCACACCATCCGCAACCCCAGCGACGATGCCGTGGCCGTGAGCCTGCACATCTACTCCGGCGCCATGACCCACTGCGCCGTATTCCAGCCCCTGGGCCACAACCAGTACCAGCGCACCGACCGCCAGCTGGGGCTCGACCCGGTCCACTGA